The Microbacterium sp. SORGH_AS_0862 region TCGGCGATGAGTCCGGCATCCGGCGGATAGTCGTGGGCGAGCGGCGCTCCCGACAGCGACATGATCTGCGCACCCTCCTCGGAGAAGGCTTTGGCGGATGAGCCGATCAGGAACTCCATCACCGGACCGAAGCCGCCCTCGCGTCGACGCATGAGATCCAGCGTCCAGCCGTGGATGCCGCCGCCCGCTGCGTAGACGGGGAGCCACGACAGGAACCCGTCCACGTCGCCCGCGGGTGAGATCGCGAGCGCGAGACGCACCTCCGGGTCGGCGGCTTCGGCCAGGGTGCCGAGGGTGAAGCTCATCTCGGGGAGGCCCTTGTCGCCCACCCAGCTTTCGGAGATCGCGCGCAGTTGGGCGCGGATCCCCCACGGTTCGTCCGCGAGGCGCGTGAGCCGGAACGTCATCTGCTCGCGCCCCGCACGGTTGAAGGAGGTGCGGACGGCGTTCCAGGCCTTGCCGGTGAACTCGAGTCCGGGAAGATCCACGATCGTGTCGTCGGCCACCACGAGGCTGCGCCAGCTCTCGGGGACCGCGTCACGGGTCCGTTCGCTCGCGCTGAAGAAACAGGGAACGAGACCGGCGCGCTCGGCCGAGTCGATGAAGGCCGACACGGCGGCGCGCGCGTCGGCCTCCGGGCCGATCGGATCGGCCAGCGCGAGCGCGACGGAGGCGCGACTCTGGAACGCGACGATGCTCTCCGACACCCGGGCGTAGTGGTTGCCCTCCCAGGTCGTCATCCACGACAGCGTCCCCCCGCCGAAGCGGTGCAGCTGTTCGCGCAGTGCGGTCTGATCCGGCGCGGGCGGTTGCCCGATGCGGGTGCGCCGGCGGGCGCGGAAGGCGCCACGAACCCAGACGAGGTAGATGAGAACGAGCAGCCAGAGCACGCCGGTCGCCAACGACAGCGAGGGATCCCCGGAGAGGACGTCGGCCGCTTCCGCCCACCCTGCCAGCGTGACCAGCAGGGCGAGGGCGACGAACAGCAGCAGGTTGATCGCGGTGATGACCAGACCCAGGACCCAGGCCCATCGGCGACCGCGCCGCAGCCCGTCGGCGATCAGCGCGACGACGGCCACGTCGACCGCGACGTCCCAGACCGACCCGGATCCGGGCGTCGTGGATCCGAACGGCCCGCTGGTGGGAACCACGAAGACGATGACCTCGAGGACGGCGAGGATGGTCAGCGCGAGGAAGGCGACGAGCCGTTGCTCCCGCACGGTCGTGCGCTGCGGGCGCAGCGAGCGGTCCACGAAGAGCACGAGGACCACCGCCAGCAGGTGCTCGATGTCGTCGAGATTGCCCCAGAAGAGCATCGTGACGAAGACGAAGCCGAGAAGCAGCAGCCAGACGCGCATGCGCCACGGGGCACGGAGAAGCCCCACGGCCGCGGCGATGGCCGCGAACGCGCCGCCCGAGGGGCCGACATCCAGAGCACTCGCCTGCGTGAGCGCCCAGGGCCAGCCGGTGAGCGAGAGTGCCCAGACGAGAAGGGCCGCCGCCAGCACGGAGAACAGCTGGCCGATCGTGAAGTAGGCCAGCGCCACGCGGGTGCCGCGGCGGAACTCGAGGTACGCCATCCCCGCGAAACTCGCCACCGCGAACAGGTAGAGGCCGGGGTGGCCGACCAGGAAGGTTCCGGTGACCGGCGTCCACCAACGTCCGGCCTCGAGGGCGGGCCAGCCGTAGGCCCACAGCTCCATGCCGGGGTTGCGGTGGAAGGGATGCCAGAGAGCACCGGTGGCGATCCCGGCCACGAGCAGCGCGGCGACCAGCACGAGCGTCGCGGGCACGCGCCGGGCGATGCGCATCGCGGCGCGCGGTCTCGGTCGGCTGGCGGCCTCGTCCGTCGTCATGCGCTCACGATAGCGACGCGGAGGGCTCAGCCGTCGGAGTCGACCAGCAGCAGTGCGTGGAGTTCGTCGGCGTTGTCGACCACGGCCTGGGCGCCCTCGGCCTCGTGCGGCCAGCTGAAGCCCCACCGCACGAAGATCACCGGTACGCCGTTGGCCGTCGCGCCGTCCACATCGTGGTGCCGATCGCCGATCAGCACGGGGCGCGAGGTGTCGACCCCGGCCGCCCGCATCCGCCGCAGAGCCTCGGCGACGATGTCGGCCTTCGTTGCGAGCGTCTTCTCGTCGGGGGTCGCCCCCGTGATGGCCGTCATGTGCTCCGCGAGGTCGAAGTGCAGCATCAGGGCCTGCACCTGGTTCTCGGGCTTGGAGCTGGCCGTGCCCTGGGGGACTCCCGCGGCAGCGAGGTCGTCGACGATCTGCTTGACCCCCGGATACAGCTTGACGTCGGTCGTGTAGCCGTCGGCCTTGCCGAGCTCGCGGTAGAACGTGACCGCGTCCGTGGCGCCCTCCGGCGTCATCCCGGCGTGGTGCTGGAAGGACTCGTACAGCGGAGGCCCGATCCAGTGCACGAGCTCGGCGCGCGTCGGCGCCGGAAGTCCGAAGTGCTCGAGCGTGATCGTCAGGCGGCGCAGGATCCCATCGGACGCGTCGACGAGCGTGCCGTCGACGTCCCAGAGGATGCAGGAGAACGGGGATCCGACGGACATGGTTCCCACGCTATCGTGCGCCGGCGAGGGGTCAGCCCGTCCGGGCAGGTCGCGACGGGACGGAGCGACTCAGAACAGCGTCGGCAGTCCGCTGTCGATGCCCTTCATGGCCTCGTAGTCCAGGACGACGCAGTCGATGCCGCGATCGGTCGCGAGGGTGCGTGCCTGCGGCGCGAACGCCTGAGCCGCCAGCACACCGCGCACGGGCCGCAAGTGCGAGTCGCGGTTGAGCAGGTCGAGGTACCGCGTGAGCTGCTCGACGGCGTCGATGCCCGCTCGCCGCTTGACCTCGACGGCGACGTGCAGCGCGCGCGGCGTCTCGTCGTCCAGGGCGACGACGGTGGCCGCATCCGGATCGCGCAGCATGAGATCCACAGGACCGATGGCGGTGGGGAACTCGCGGCGCACGAGGGTGAGGTGCTCGCCGATCACCCCCACCTGCTCGGCCAGCAGACGCTGCAGGTCGGCCTCGACGCCGTCCTTCTGCAGGCCGGGGTCGACGCCGAGCTCGTGGCTGGAGTCGTGGATCACCTCGTAGAGGCGCACGAGCAGCGCGTCGCCGGTCTTGGCGTGGGTGACACGCCACTGCTCGATCACGCCGGCGCTCGCCGCATCCTCATCGGGCTCCTCGACGGCCAGCGAGCACGGCGGGCTCATCCAGTTCAGGGGCTTGTAGGAGCCGCCGTCGGAGTGCACCAGGAGGCTTCCGTCGCCTTTGTGGACGAGCAGGCGGGTTGCGAGGGGAAGGTGGGCGTTGAGGCGGCCGGTGTAGTCCACGGAGCAGCGGGCGATGACGAGACGCACTGACCTATTGTCGCAAGTCTGCGCAGACGTCAGACAATCATGAAGAGATACCTCGGCGACCCCGAGGTTCAGTCGCCACTGTGCTACTCAGGGCGTCGAGCTCACAGCATGAGATTCGTTGGATAGCTTGAGACGGTGTTCGTCTTGACAAGACGCCGTGCTGGCGCGGCCAGGAAGGTGCCGATGCATGCGCGAGCTGGCCGGTTGTCGAACCGGGGCAGGTTGACATGCGCGAGCCTTCGCTAGCCGAATCTGCCGTTGCAACTAGCGACCGATTTTCGTCGCGCCCTGAACCTTCTTGCCGGTGACAGCTGTCGGGCGCACGACGGTTGACTTTGTCGCCTTCGTTCCAGCAGTGCTCTTGAGCACGCCGTACCCGCCCGACGTCTTAACCACCCGCCATCCCTGCTTCGCCATGGCGCAAGTGTACGCGCGAACGACGACATCCTCGCTGACATTCTTCATTCGGCGACCCTGACGTCGTCGTCCTGACCGATTTCGAATGCGATGGACATCATCTCGGCC contains the following coding sequences:
- a CDS encoding bifunctional lysylphosphatidylglycerol flippase/synthetase MprF; this translates as MTTDEAASRPRPRAAMRIARRVPATLVLVAALLVAGIATGALWHPFHRNPGMELWAYGWPALEAGRWWTPVTGTFLVGHPGLYLFAVASFAGMAYLEFRRGTRVALAYFTIGQLFSVLAAALLVWALSLTGWPWALTQASALDVGPSGGAFAAIAAAVGLLRAPWRMRVWLLLLGFVFVTMLFWGNLDDIEHLLAVVLVLFVDRSLRPQRTTVREQRLVAFLALTILAVLEVIVFVVPTSGPFGSTTPGSGSVWDVAVDVAVVALIADGLRRGRRWAWVLGLVITAINLLLFVALALLVTLAGWAEAADVLSGDPSLSLATGVLWLLVLIYLVWVRGAFRARRRTRIGQPPAPDQTALREQLHRFGGGTLSWMTTWEGNHYARVSESIVAFQSRASVALALADPIGPEADARAAVSAFIDSAERAGLVPCFFSASERTRDAVPESWRSLVVADDTIVDLPGLEFTGKAWNAVRTSFNRAGREQMTFRLTRLADEPWGIRAQLRAISESWVGDKGLPEMSFTLGTLAEAADPEVRLALAISPAGDVDGFLSWLPVYAAGGGIHGWTLDLMRRREGGFGPVMEFLIGSSAKAFSEEGAQIMSLSGAPLAHDYPPDAGLIAELSGKLAEALEPVYGFQSLHRFKEKFHPRYETMYLLYRDESDLTRIGLGLTRAFLPTATLRQFAGAGLELVRGTS
- a CDS encoding HAD hydrolase-like protein; the encoded protein is MSVGSPFSCILWDVDGTLVDASDGILRRLTITLEHFGLPAPTRAELVHWIGPPLYESFQHHAGMTPEGATDAVTFYRELGKADGYTTDVKLYPGVKQIVDDLAAAGVPQGTASSKPENQVQALMLHFDLAEHMTAITGATPDEKTLATKADIVAEALRRMRAAGVDTSRPVLIGDRHHDVDGATANGVPVIFVRWGFSWPHEAEGAQAVVDNADELHALLLVDSDG
- the nucS gene encoding endonuclease NucS, giving the protein MRLVIARCSVDYTGRLNAHLPLATRLLVHKGDGSLLVHSDGGSYKPLNWMSPPCSLAVEEPDEDAASAGVIEQWRVTHAKTGDALLVRLYEVIHDSSHELGVDPGLQKDGVEADLQRLLAEQVGVIGEHLTLVRREFPTAIGPVDLMLRDPDAATVVALDDETPRALHVAVEVKRRAGIDAVEQLTRYLDLLNRDSHLRPVRGVLAAQAFAPQARTLATDRGIDCVVLDYEAMKGIDSGLPTLF